From the Bradyrhizobium ontarionense genome, the window AAATCATGCGATCGAAAAGCGGCCGATCGATCTTGCGGAGCTGGCGCGGGACGCGCTGGCCGATTTCGGCCCATCGGCGCTGGATGCGGACATCGAATTGTCGCTGGAGCACGCTGAGGAGGACGGCACGGTCGTGCAAGGCGTGGAGGCTGCCGTCCGCAGCGCCCTCGCCAATCTGGTCGGCAATGCGTTGATCCACGCCGGCGGCGCCAAACGCGTCACGGCAACGCTCGGCCGCGGCAGCGTCTCGATCAGCGATGACGGCGCCGGATTCTCTCCGGGCTACGAGCGCAGCTTTATCGAGCCGTTCCAGACCGGCAACGCCACGCAAGGCGGCGCCGGCCTCGGCCTCTCGATCGTTCACGAGATCATGGCGGCCCACGGCGGCGCGTTCGTCATCACCTCCACGCCGGGCGGCGGAACCACCGCCACCTTGCGCTTTGTGGAAGCTGCGGCTGCAACGCCGGACGACAACAAGTCCGGCCACGTGGCGACCTACATGCCGTGACTCTGGAACACTGCCGAACAGCTCCTGCTCAACTTGCTGCGGTTCTGCATCAGACATTGCTGGACCGCATTGTCGTCGCCGAGCTGACTCCGGCACAGCTGCCGGGCGTCGCGTGAGCAGGCCTTCTGCTCCTGCGGCGTGCCCATATGTCCCTGGGCCTGGGCGAATGACGGCAGGGTCGACAGCGACACCGCGAGCACGAACGACAGTTTCTTCATCGGGGAGACTCCTCCTTGGGCGGGACCAACGTCTGCCGCATCAGGCGGTTCCGGCCGAATCCTGCGGATCCGGCATGGTCGTGAGGCACGGAGTTGAACGGCTCGCGGTGGCAAGCTCGACGCGCTTGCCAACGAAGCGTCAGCGTCATCCGCCATTTCACGACATGGTAGAAAAGCGGCGGATCACGCTTCGCTGATCCGCCCTGCGGCCGGCCGGCCTGCACCATGCCGCCTTCGCTGACTTGCCAGCAACTACATGACACCGCGGGACGGCAACCATGGATCCGTCGCGCCGTCTCTCAGCCGGTCGATAGCCGGGCGGGCGGCGATGTAGTCGATCTCCGCCCGCGTCACGCCGATATCCGTCAGCTCCCTGTCACTGAGGCCGTACAGGCTGGCTCGTAAGCTCCGGCGTCGGCGCCGTTCCTGGTAGGCACGCCAATATCGATCGAGCAAGCTCGAGACGCTGCGCGTTGATGCGCCCGGTGGTCCCGCAGCATCCTTTTCCGACAAGACGTTTCTCAGCGGAGCGATGGATGCATCGGGGCGCGCCGCTGCAAGCACATCGCCCATGGCGTCTTTCGCCAATGCGATGGAGAGGTCGAAGCCGAGCCCCGTGGCATCGCGCCCGGTCTCGGATGTGAGGTTCGTCGGTTGGGGTGGCATCGGATGCTCCTGCTGTTGTGCCGACAGGGAACGTGGCCAAACAAAAGGCCCCGTCCGATGCCGGCGGGGCCTGGTGAGAAGATCGCGCTATCGAATTCCTAGCGCACCACTCCTTCCATGGCCCAGCCGAAGCGGGTCATGTGGTTATGGCAAACGATGCGCGCTGATCTAATCATCCGTTAGAAATACCACTGACTTTAAGTGAAATCAAGAGCTGCATTTCTGTCTTTCACACCCTAGCGGCGATCTCCTCTGACCTGGCACCAAGTCTCCATCGACTCTGAGATCGTCGATCGGATGAGCGTGAGCCTCATCCGCCACGTCACGACGGTTGTAGAAAAGCGACGGATCACGCTTCGCTGATCCGCCCTACGGACTGTCTTTGGCACATACCAACGTTGCTCGTGAGTTTAGTCATGACTGACATCCAATGATTTACCTTCGCCTGTGATTTGCGTGGAGGAATGTGAGCGCGTTGTCCATGATCACGGCGAGGCGGCAGACCTCAGGGAGGCAGAGATGCGGATCAAGCCAGCAATCGCAGCAGTCGTGGTGTCGGGTCTTGTTGTTGGCTATGCCTACCTTCGCGATCACCCGTCGCTGACCTCTCAGCTGGTGCAGACCTGCGAAAAGACGATCATGGAGCGGCTGGCGGTCCCCTCCACCTATCAGCGGCAGAGCGTCGATGCGTCCGCAAGAGAGGTTTCATGGGACGAGTTCTTTGCCGAGCCCGAGCGGTCCGTGTCGGACTCGACCAGAAAAGCCATGATCCAGGCTGCACGGCTGCCGCCCGTTCAGTTCATCGCGCTCATCGCCTATCAAGCCCAGGATTCCACCGGCGCGATCATTCGAGAAAGTGCAACATGCACCTTCAACTCACTGGATGGGAGCGACGCGCCAAGCGCCACGGCTTTCATGAAGATCGATGGCGAGCGCAACGTACAATGGGCCGCAAGGCAACCAAACGCCGCCACTCTCCAACGGGGTCTACGACAACAGCCGTAACAAACATCGCGAGCCGAAGACATCCGTCTGCGCCCAGGTCCTCTCCTGTCCATTTCGATTCGAGTCAACGCAGCTCGTATGGCGGATCAGCGTCAGCGTGATCCGCCATGTCACGACGATCGTGAATTGTGGCGGATCACGCTGCGCTGATCGGCCCTATGGGCTTGCTTGTGCAGCATGGCGGCGACTTGCCATCAGCTACATCACACCTCGGCACATCAGTTGATACGTCATGCTGTCCCTGACCCTCTCGACGGCCCGGTGAGCGGCGATGTAGTCGATGTCCCCCGGGGTCAGGCCGATATCCATCAACTGGCTCTCGCTCAGGTCACGCAGGCTCACGCGCATCCTCCGGCGCCGGCGGCTGTCCTGAAATGCAAGCCAATATCGCGTGAGCAGGCTGAGCACGCTCGGCGCCGCTGCGGCCGGCGGTCCGGCGGCGTCCTTTTCCGACAACGCGTCTCGCAGCGCTGCGATCGACGCATCGGGACGCGGCGCGGCTGGAACGCCGCCCGTGATGTTCTTCGTCGACGCAATCGGGCGGTCGAGGCCGAGCCCTGCGGCATCGCGCTCGATCTCGGCTGTAAGGCTGGTCTGGTGGGGTGGCATCGCATGCTCCTGCTGTTGTGCCGGCAGGGAGCAAAGGCCAAACAAAAGGCCCCGTCCGATGCCGGCGGGGCCTGGTGAAAAGATCGTGTCGTCGAATTCCTAGCGCACGACTCCTTCCACGGCCCGGCTGCAGCGGGTCGTATGTTTGCGGTTGGAGTTGCGCACGACGTTGATCATGCTACGTAGTTACCACGGAAATTGCGCCAGATCAAGGGATGTTCCGACGTTGCGTGCATCTCGAGGCAATCTCTCTCGACCTGACGCGACGTCCCCCTTGGCTCAGTTCGGAGGGTGAATGAGCGTTGGCATATTCCGCCGTATCGGCGAAGCAAGGCGGCGGATCACGCCTTCGCTGATCCGCCCCTGCGGGGCGCCCCCGGAAGACCTTCAGCTTCCCCTGACGAACTGAAACTAGCCTATCCAGTGTTGGCTGCGCGGTCGGACAACAGCCCGGCTCGATCAATTGCGCACGCTTCTGAAGGTGGTGACCGATGCAGGATCGAACAGCCGACGCGTATGATGCGCAGATGCAGACCTATCGCGAGCATCTTCGCAGGTCGAACCGCCGCCTTGCGGAGGACTACGCCCGTCAAAACGCACAGCACGTGATCCTGGCCATCGAGGCGCTGGCTCAGGCGGCTCCGGTCACTCTTGCGATTGCGCAGCTTCACCACGCCATTCGCTGCTCGCCCGCGCGCAATTTCTGGCCGGTCATCCGCAAGACAAAGGGTATGCTTTTCGTCGGATCAGCCGACAGCGGCCAGGACAGGCCGTGGCCGTGGCAGCGAACGAAGACGGGCAATATGCGCTACGCGCTCCCCGGATCTCTGCTGTTTTCGCCATGGCTCCCGAATGTTCGTCGCAGGGTTCGAAGCCGCACGATCGAGCTTGAGCGCGTGAGCGCCATTGTCCAATCAGGCGAGAATGATTTTTGGTTCGAGATCGCTTCCAGATCCATTTTCTTCAGAACCCTGCAGGCCAAACGGCTCATTGACGAGATCAGAGCGCTCCAAGGATTTGCGATGCCAGATTGCATAGCCGCTCTGGATCGGTGGTCCGGCGATGCCCAGCGCGGCTCGAACATCGCACTCCGGATTTCGCAAGGGACCCTCGTCTATAGCGACGGACGAGATCGTTGTGAGATCGAAATCCCTGCCGCGCTCACACCCCCCCTTAGCATCCCCTCGACGCCCGACCGGGAGTTGGAATTGCACTTGGTCCGGGCTGGACGACGATCTTATTACCCATGAGCACGTAGGGCGGATTATGAGCGTTAGCGTAATCCGCCGTTTCATACGATCGTAGAACAGCCGCGGATCACGCCCTCGCCGATCCGCCCTGCGACGACGTCATCTGGACAACGACCTTGCCCTTGGCTCGACCCTGATCGAGATATGCGAGAGCTTCCTTCACCTGGTCGAACGGAAATACCCTGTCGATCACCGGCCGAATGCGCTCTGCCTTGAGAAGCTCACCGATCTCCGCAAGTTGACCACCGTCTGGGTGCACGAACAGGAACGAATAAGCGGCCCCCTGTTGCTTGGCGCGGCGAATGATCTTGCGGCTCAGTAGCCCGAACAAGAACACCATCAAGGAATTCATGCGTCGCGCGCGAGCGAAGGCGCCGTCCGGTGGGCCGATCAGGGAAACGACCGTGCTGTTGGGCTTCAGGATCCGAAGAGATTTTTCGAGCGCCTCGCCCCTGAGCGTACCCAGCACGACATCGTAGTCGCGTAGGAGATCCGCAAATTCCTGCTTCTTGTAATCGATGATCTCATCGGCGCCGAGGCTCCGTACCAGGTCCACGTTTCCGGTGCTGGTCGTCGTTCCCACCCTTGCTCCAAGAGATTTCGCGAGTTGGATCGCAAATGTGCCGATGCCGCCGGAGCCTGAAGGGATGAACACTTTTTGGCCGGACTTCAGGCGTGCGCGCTCCTTGAGCGCTTGCCACGACGTCAGTCCGACCATCGGGATCGAGGCCGCCTGGACGAAGTCGAGATTTCCCGGTTTGAGCGCGGCGGCAGTCTCGGGCACAACGGCAAATTCCGCGAGAGCGCCGGTGCCGCTCAGGTCGAAGATGCTGGCAAAGACTTCATCGCCTGGCTTGAAGCGCGTCACGCGACCGCCCACCTCCACGACGACACCTGCCAGATCGCTCCCCATCGTAGCCGGCAGCTTGAACCGGAGGATGGGTTTGAACATTCCTTTTGGAATCATGTTGTCGATGGGATTCAAGCCGGCCGCGTGGACCTGAACAAGAATCTCGTCCGGCTTGGGCACCGGCCGAGGAACATCGACGAACGCGGCCTGCTCTGATTTGGCGTAACGTTTTAGAACGAATGCTCTCATGGTTTTCTACATCCGAAAGGCTTGGCCGCAGCGTACGCAGGCGGCGCTTGGATCCGTCTTACGCCGTCAGAATGACCGGGCCGTGCGGACCGGCAGCGCGTCAAGCCGCAGGTCCTTTCGAATCCCGGCATCCACCAGGCCGGCGGGCGCAAACCGGCGAAGCAATCGCAGGCGGTTCGCGAGTTTGCCGGCCGCGTATCGGATCTTCGGGTGCGCCGCGTTGGCCGCGATCAGGACGATGTCGGCCACGACGCCAGGCTGTTCGGCCGTTGCCATCACCTCGTTCACGCGTCTGGTCACGCCCTCGCGTGCCTCGTGATACGCATCGAGCTTGGTATCCGGCTCGATGAAGTTCGCGTCGAACGGCGTCTTCGTATATGCGGGCTCGATGACCGAGACCCTGATACCCCTCGTGCGCAGTTCATGGTCGAGCGATTCCGAATAGCCCTCCACTGCGTGCTTGGTTGCAGCATAGAGCGCGCCAAAGGGCATCGGCAGAAAGCCGAGCACGGAGCTGATGTTGATGATGCGGCCGTTCCCCTGGCGCCGCATGTGAGGCACGACGGCACGCGTCATCCGGACCAGTCCGAAAAAATTCGTCTCGAAAATCGATCGGGCCTGCTCGATCGAACTCTCTTCCGCGCCGCCAGGGGCAACACCGAAGCCGGCGTTGTTCACGAGCAGATCAACGCGGCCGTCGCGTCCCATCACTTCAGCGACGGCAGCTTCCACGGAACTATCGCTGGTCACGTCGAGGGACAGCATCTCGAAAGGCCGGTTGCCCGCCTGGGCCCCCCTTCGGCTGGTGCCGTAGACCTTGTAGCCGGCCCTCGTGAGCCGCACTGCGGTGGCTTCTCCGATGCCTGACGAGGCGCCGGTCACGAGCGCGATCTTGGCTTTCATCCCGTCCATGCGGTTCTCCTGGCGGCAGCGCCGGTCCTCAACCGTTTTGATAACGATCGTAATTATTGAATTAGATGACGATCGCTATTATACTTGTCAAGCCCCGTGATTCAGGATTCTGCGAACATGCGCGTCTCAAAAGAACAGGCTGCCAAAAATCGCGAGCGTATTCTCGAGGCCGCCTCCCGCCTGATGCGGGAGCGCGGCATCTCCGGCGTAGGTGTCGACGCGCTGACCGAGGCGGCCGGCATGACTCATGGCAGCCTTTACAGTCAGTTCGGGTCCAAGGAACGGCTCGTCGAAGAAGCGGTGGCCTACGCGATCGCCACGAAAGCGCAGGAGGTGCCCGAAGTCTTTGCTCTCCGCGACTACGTTTCAGGATACCTCTCGGCGGCGCATCGCGACCAGCCGGGAAGCGGCTGCCCGT encodes:
- a CDS encoding DUF1127 domain-containing protein → MPPQPTNLTSETGRDATGLGFDLSIALAKDAMGDVLAAARPDASIAPLRNVLSEKDAAGPPGASTRSVSSLLDRYWRAYQERRRRRSLRASLYGLSDRELTDIGVTRAEIDYIAARPAIDRLRDGATDPWLPSRGVM
- a CDS encoding DUF1127 domain-containing protein; this translates as MPPHQTSLTAEIERDAAGLGLDRPIASTKNITGGVPAAPRPDASIAALRDALSEKDAAGPPAAAAPSVLSLLTRYWLAFQDSRRRRRMRVSLRDLSESQLMDIGLTPGDIDYIAAHRAVERVRDSMTYQLMCRGVM
- a CDS encoding NADP-dependent oxidoreductase, producing MRAFVLKRYAKSEQAAFVDVPRPVPKPDEILVQVHAAGLNPIDNMIPKGMFKPILRFKLPATMGSDLAGVVVEVGGRVTRFKPGDEVFASIFDLSGTGALAEFAVVPETAAALKPGNLDFVQAASIPMVGLTSWQALKERARLKSGQKVFIPSGSGGIGTFAIQLAKSLGARVGTTTSTGNVDLVRSLGADEIIDYKKQEFADLLRDYDVVLGTLRGEALEKSLRILKPNSTVVSLIGPPDGAFARARRMNSLMVFLFGLLSRKIIRRAKQQGAAYSFLFVHPDGGQLAEIGELLKAERIRPVIDRVFPFDQVKEALAYLDQGRAKGKVVVQMTSSQGGSARA
- a CDS encoding oxidoreductase, with the protein product MDGMKAKIALVTGASSGIGEATAVRLTRAGYKVYGTSRRGAQAGNRPFEMLSLDVTSDSSVEAAVAEVMGRDGRVDLLVNNAGFGVAPGGAEESSIEQARSIFETNFFGLVRMTRAVVPHMRRQGNGRIINISSVLGFLPMPFGALYAATKHAVEGYSESLDHELRTRGIRVSVIEPAYTKTPFDANFIEPDTKLDAYHEAREGVTRRVNEVMATAEQPGVVADIVLIAANAAHPKIRYAAGKLANRLRLLRRFAPAGLVDAGIRKDLRLDALPVRTARSF
- a CDS encoding TetR/AcrR family transcriptional regulator, with translation MRVSKEQAAKNRERILEAASRLMRERGISGVGVDALTEAAGMTHGSLYSQFGSKERLVEEAVAYAIATKAQEVPEVFALRDYVSGYLSAAHRDQPGSGCPFAALCCEMQRQSSGVRERFTAGVRSMIALLSARMDSSLKQRQRDDKALATAASLIGALVLARAVNDPKLSNDILRATKSTLNG